The genomic stretch GAAGATGACGGTGGTAATAATATGTGGACTTTGGTATGTTCTCTgcatgtctgtatgggtttcatCCAGGTAATCTGTTTTCCTCTAAGCgataggtggattggctactctaaggcatggatgaatagatgagtgaatgaacagatgaataaatgatggTTAACGTTCTAGTGGTTGTTTCGATGCTCCTCAGGCATGGACGTGCCCGACAGGCGTCAGGGGCAGATGTACCCTCAGGACCGGGTGCTGGAGGTGGGCGGTAACGTCACCCTGTGCTGCATCGTACCCGAGGGCGTGGCCTTCAGCAGCATGCGCTACAGGAACCACAGCCTGGCGTCGTCCATGCTGAGTCGCAGGAGCTTCGTCTCCACCCTCCCTGACCTGCAGCCCTCAATCTCCTCCGGTACCAACGTGGTCTGCTGCTCCGAGACGTCCATCATCACCGGCACCGTGCTCTTCATCGGCTGTGAGTCCACCACGCGCATTCCTCACTTCCTCAAGTCACGTGTTATTACACATCTTACTACACACAcgttattacacacacacacgttattacacactctgtacaccaAACAAGCAATCACATCCTCAGATTTAATGTCATACAACACACTACAGTCTAACAGTGATCAATAATCATCAATCATCAATTTAATAAAACTTGTATCCACCAAAACaactctgtatgtgtgtgtgtgtgtgtgtgtgtgtgtgtgtgtgtgtgtgtgcagacccCCCGGCTGATGAGGGGTTGCTGTGTGAGACTCGTGATCTGCAGACCGCCGAGTGTCGCTGGAGGAAAGGACGAGATACAAACTTCTGGAAACGCTCCATTCTCACCAGATACACACTCaacaacaggtacacacacacacacacacacacacacacacacactcacacagctcCCACTAGTTTGTTGTgagatgatttttattttttgaggATAAAATTATCTTTATAAACACTTGAGCTCTGATAATATAACAGCACTTCAAAaacagctctgtgtgtgtgtgtgtgtgtgtgtgtgtgtgtgtgtgtgtgtgtgttagaccttGTGTGGATGTTAGCAGAGACAGGAAGCAGTGTCGCTATGATCGATGGGAGAACAATTGgactctgctggctgaaaaTCCCCTTGGATCAGTCCGACTTAACGACTCTGCCCACATCGCTCACCGTGGTAACCGTCCCACTCTAACCATTCACATCATCAGATCTGTGTGTTTGATGTGCAGTGTGTCTGATCTGCAGTGTGTTTGATGTGCAGTGTGTTTGATGTGCAGTGTGTTTGATGTGTGCATCTGGTCCCCCGCAGTGCGGCTCTTGGCCCCGGTGAACGTATCCTCTGCAGCAGAGGCGTGGAGGGCCACAGTTGGGTGGAGCTGGACTGTGAAGGCGTATAAAGATCTGGAGCTGGTGTGTATGGTGGAGCTGAACAGCGGGGGGCGCTCAGACACTGTGAGTACCTGCTACAATCGTGGTTAGTAATGGGGTGTGGCTCAGAGTGTAAAGAATGATGAACtaattttagtgtgtgtgtgtgtgtgtgtacagcgtAACTTTACAGGTGTAGGACTCTCCTCCATGCTGTTGGAAAGACTGAAGCCGGATGTTGAATACACCTTCTCTATACGCTGTGCCTCCCTTCAGCACTTCTGGCGATGGGGAGACTGGAGCGCCCCCTACAGCCTGCACACTCTAATGGACCGTGAGTTCCTCTCTACCTCATTCAGTACGGTTATTGTAGCGAGACAGGGTCTGGCCCCCTCCAAAAATGAGtttggggtgtgaatactttttctaAGTTACTGTAGAGTGGTTTCTTTCAGGTCCTGAAGCTCCAGATGTGTGGGTGTGGAGGACCAGTAAAAACACAGGACAAGTCTTTTggaaggtacacacacacacacacacacacactcacacacacacacactgttccacCTTACTGAAGCTGTTTGTTCATGTTTCACATTCAGTCAGGTTACAGTTTCTGTCAGCTCTGACCTCTTTGAACTTTGTTAGTTGCTTCATGTAGTTTTTATTGTCACATTTATATCAGATTGATGATGTTAGAGATCTAATCTGAATCTAATCTCTCTCTGTCGCAGCCTCTCTCGGCCGGTGACTCTCACGGGGCTCTGACGGGGTACGAGGTGTATCAGAGAGATGGAGACGGAGAGCGGTGGACCATCATCTCTCTTACTCCCAGCAGCTCTCCCATCAGCCTCAGCAACACCAGCGACGATACAGTAATAGCTACGGCGGCTCGAAACCCGGCCGGCGTCTCTCAGCGCTCCACCATCATCGTCCCACAGTTCCTCTCAGGTCTGAACAGGATCCTTCTGACTTTAGGCTACTGCTTTGATCAGCACATGTTTGTACAGTTCTATGTAAAGCTTGAGCACATTTACACGAGCTCTGCAGCTTCAGCACCACACCATGATTACAGAACATCAGAATCTGTTTAATACGTGACGCTCATCAGCTCCTCTCACCGTTCTGAGCAGCTCTGGATGGAGGAGCTCAGTGATGGTGGCTGCAGTGTGAATGGAGGGAATAACGGTGCTATATCTGTGTGTTCTGCAGACCCGGAGGTGTCCGTGTCGGAGCTGGTGGGCAGCCGAGAGGGTTTGGTTCTTTCCTGGAACGGCGGGCACAATGCCAGTCAGGGCTACGTGGTGGAGTGGGTGCCCACCTGCTGCTCTGGCCTCTGCTCTGTCCAGTGGCAGAAGGTTTCATCATCCAACACCAGCACTGTCATCCAATCAGGTGAGGGGGCGTCGCCTGCATTCTGGGAAATAAATCTGTGTGTGGTAAATGCACTGAAGTTATTTGGTTaggctaatgtgtgtgtgtgtgtgtgtgtgtgtgtgtgtgtgtgtgtgtgtgtgtgtaggctctCTGGAGGCTGGAGTGCAGTACACCGTCTCTGTTTTCGTTCTCCTTCCTGAAGCTACAGTGCTGCTCCAGAGGCACCATGCGTACGGGGAACAGTTGGGTAAGTGCCAGTCTAGATGCCCTGTAACCCTGCAGGTATGAGGTGTAACCCGGGACGTTTTAATTCTTTATCCCATAATCCTTCATACCAGCtctcctggagtttttagagGGAGCGTCTGCTGTAACAGAAGCTTCCGGTTATTTAGTAcaagggttcacatacttttccCCGTCTGGACTGTGACTATATAGCCGTGGTGTTACATAAAGATGAACAGAATTAcagttttttctattattagcTCACATATGAGGGTCAGAAATCCTGCTAGTCTCAttccaaagggttcacaaacttatTAGCATAGGGCTCGCTCGAGGTAGTGTCCCAAACATTATCATTTATTCACCCTGTACTCCACAGATGCACCACTTCTCGGTGTgactgttaatgtgtgtgtgtgtgtgttgcagttcCCTCTCAGCCAGTGGGGGCGCTCTCAGCTCGTCAGTCCGGCTCTGACGTGGTCCTGTCCTGGACTCCCGTTAGCTCGTGTGACCAGAGAGGTTTTGTTCGCGGGTACACCGTGTACCTGGCTGATGCCTCCAACCTGAGCCTCATAGgtgagtctcacacacacacagatcaagCTCCTCTGTTGCTATGGTTACATATCACCCTCATGCTATGGTTATTAGTGGTTGGTACGGTGTGCTAAGTGTtggtgtttctgtttttttgttgGTGTGGCGACCTCAGGAccccaggtggttgctaggtaGTTCCAGCTGGTTTATAGGCTGTTATGATAAATGAATATATTGTTATTACTCAGGGATAACAGACTGCCTGCCATTTTATCCAATCAGGTGAAGCTAACACCTGTGTAGGTTCTACAAGATCTGATGTTTATAAGGACAGAATTGTATTGTTCTATAATAACACTCATCACATCTACTGCTTATTCTACAGCTTAGTGTGGTGCTGCAGCTACACGTGTGtgtaatctgtgtgtgtgtgtgtgtgtgtgtgtgtgtgtgtgtgtgtagctaatCTAACAGATCCCGCCGTGACCTTGTACACCATGAAGAATTTGCCGCTGGGGTCCTACAAGTTCTCGGTGAGGTCGTACACCTCAGCAGGGGAGAGCAGCGGATCCCCCGTCTCCATCAAAACCGAATCCGACGGTAAGATctccccctacacacacacaaccaccgGCCAAACTGccataaatatgtggacacctgatcctCACGTAACACTAACGATCAGAGCAAAATTGAACGGTTTAGTAATAAGAGCTCCGCCAGCAGCCCACTAATGAGTCTGTACTGATGAATCATTTCAGTGAATCAGTGAATCATTTAGCAGAATAAAGACGCCTGATATGCTGTATTCAGTGTATATGTGATTGTACACAGAGtactgtgtgtatagtgtgtaatatctgtgtgtgtgtgtgtgtgtgtgtgtgtaatatctgtgtgtgtgtgtagctgataTGATGGTGCTGGAGATCCTGGTGGCGTTGGGAGTGATGTCACTGTGTCTTATCTTCATCAGCATCTTCTGCTATAAGAAGAGAGAATGGTACCGTTTACCCTCATTACTCTTTTATCAGTGATTATGgctgagctgagctgagctgagctgGTCACtcgtgagtgagtgaatgtttgAAACAGGTTCATGATGGTGATCAGATGTTCTGGTTAATGTTTAGGGTGAAGAAAGCTTTCTACCCTGAGATACCTGGACCTAAACTAACCGGGGACTGGTCAGCACCAccggtaccacacacacacacacacacacacactatacaaatactcacatacacacacacactatataaataTTCACATACAAACTGTACACAGTATTTAACTGTATAAGCTGGTGTAGATGAAAGTAGATgtttgtgggtgggtgtgggttgtgtggatgtttgtgggtgggtgtgggttgtgtggatgtttgtgggtgggtgtgggttgtgtggatgtttgtgggtgggtgtgggttgtgtggatgtttgtgggtgggtgtgggttgtgTGGATGTTTGTGGGTGGGTGTAAGTTGTGTGGATgtttgtgggtgggtgtgggttgtgtggatgtttgtgggtgggtgtgggttgtgtggatgtttgtgggtgggtgtgggttgtgtggatgtttgtgggtgggtgtgggttgtgtggatgtgtgtggacgtttgtgggtgggtgtgggttgtgTGGATGTTTGTGGGTGGGTGTAAGTTGTGTGGATgtttgtgggtgggtgtgggttgtgtggatgtttgtgggtgggtgtgggttgtgtggatgtttgtgggt from Trichomycterus rosablanca isolate fTriRos1 chromosome 21, fTriRos1.hap1, whole genome shotgun sequence encodes the following:
- the lifra gene encoding LIF receptor subunit alpha a isoform X2, which produces MMCVMLLLLLTPSFTPGLVHSSSVLPVPQAVSVRRDLGSQALVVSWLSDASQFDIEIYRPELMELALNSVSVAADPVTRSREWAWHSPVPLECTSHSVRIRARELDAVSQWSPLQTIPGMDVPDRRQGQMYPQDRVLEVGGNVTLCCIVPEGVAFSSMRYRNHSLASSMLSRRSFVSTLPDLQPSISSGTNVVCCSETSIITGTVLFIGYPPADEGLLCETRDLQTAECRWRKGRDTNFWKRSILTRYTLNNRPCVDVSRDRKQCRYDRWENNWTLLAENPLGSVRLNDSAHIAHRVRLLAPVNVSSAAEAWRATVGWSWTVKAYKDLELVCMVELNSGGRSDTRNFTGVGLSSMLLERLKPDVEYTFSIRCASLQHFWRWGDWSAPYSLHTLMDLTVEWFLSGPEAPDVWVWRTSKNTGQVFWKPLSAGDSHGALTGYEVYQRDGDGERWTIISLTPSSSPISLSNTSDDTVIATAARNPAGVSQRSTIIVPQFLSDPEVSVSELVGSREGLVLSWNGGHNASQGYVVEWVPTCCSGLCSVQWQKVSSSNTSTVIQSGSLEAGVQYTVSVFVLLPEATVLLQRHHAYGEQLVPSQPVGALSARQSGSDVVLSWTPVSSCDQRGFVRGYTVYLADASNLSLIANLTDPAVTLYTMKNLPLGSYKFSVRSYTSAGESSGSPVSIKTESDADMMVLEILVALGVMSLCLIFISIFCYKKREWVKKAFYPEIPGPKLTGDWSAPPAPLDVKPPPHSLVHIVESPDKEGLMLVPEEQEEPAQHHHDDEENVEMDTDSDEPTLLRYYNQLVSDGSGFSGSSEDSAQTQVTYTGIQSPGYRPQVQPGVRFGLEQEEEAQEEEQENPGAGYKPQCSWRPHSPENDNLSGSLGSPTSVTSSQFLIPEPPEDPPEPRGTWLHHLFYRSSN
- the lifra gene encoding LIF receptor subunit alpha a isoform X3: MMCVMLLLLLTPSFTPGLVHSSSVLPVPQAVSVRRDLGSQALVVSWLSDASQFDIEIYRPELMELALNESVSVAADPVTRSREWAWHSPVPLECTSHSVRIRARELDAVSQWSPLQTIPGMDVPDRRQGQMYPQDRVLEVGGNVTLCCIVPEGVAFSSMRYRNHSLASSMLSRRSFVSTLPDLQPSISSGTNVVCCSETSIITGTVLFIGYPPADEGLLCETRDLQTAECRWRKGRDTNFWKRSILTRYTLNNRPCVDVSRDRKQCRYDRWENNWTLLAENPLGSVRLNDSAHIAHRVRLLAPVNVSSAAEAWRATVGWSWTVKAYKDLELVCMVELNSGGRSDTRNFTGVGLSSMLLERLKPDVEYTFSIRCASLQHFWRWGDWSAPYSLHTLMDRPEAPDVWVWRTSKNTGQVFWKPLSAGDSHGALTGYEVYQRDGDGERWTIISLTPSSSPISLSNTSDDTVIATAARNPAGVSQRSTIIVPQFLSDPEVSVSELVGSREGLVLSWNGGHNASQGYVVEWVPTCCSGLCSVQWQKVSSSNTSTVIQSGSLEAGVQYTVSVFVLLPEATVLLQRHHAYGEQLVPSQPVGALSARQSGSDVVLSWTPVSSCDQRGFVRGYTVYLADASNLSLIANLTDPAVTLYTMKNLPLGSYKFSVRSYTSAGESSGSPVSIKTESDADMMVLEILVALGVMSLCLIFISIFCYKKREWVKKAFYPEIPGPKLTGDWSAPPAPLDVKPPPHSLVHIVESPDKEGLMLVPEEQEEPAQHHHDDEENVEMDTDSDEPTLLRYYNQLVSDGSGFSGSSEDSAQTQVTYTGIQSPGYRPQVQPGVRFGLEQEEEAQEEEQENPGAGYKPQCSWRPHSPENDNLSGSLGSPTSVTSSQFLIPEPPEDPPEPRGTWLHHLFYRSSN
- the lifra gene encoding LIF receptor subunit alpha a isoform X1, whose protein sequence is MMCVMLLLLLTPSFTPGLVHSSSVLPVPQAVSVRRDLGSQALVVSWLSDASQFDIEIYRPELMELALNESVSVAADPVTRSREWAWHSPVPLECTSHSVRIRARELDAVSQWSPLQTIPGMDVPDRRQGQMYPQDRVLEVGGNVTLCCIVPEGVAFSSMRYRNHSLASSMLSRRSFVSTLPDLQPSISSGTNVVCCSETSIITGTVLFIGYPPADEGLLCETRDLQTAECRWRKGRDTNFWKRSILTRYTLNNRPCVDVSRDRKQCRYDRWENNWTLLAENPLGSVRLNDSAHIAHRVRLLAPVNVSSAAEAWRATVGWSWTVKAYKDLELVCMVELNSGGRSDTRNFTGVGLSSMLLERLKPDVEYTFSIRCASLQHFWRWGDWSAPYSLHTLMDLTVEWFLSGPEAPDVWVWRTSKNTGQVFWKPLSAGDSHGALTGYEVYQRDGDGERWTIISLTPSSSPISLSNTSDDTVIATAARNPAGVSQRSTIIVPQFLSDPEVSVSELVGSREGLVLSWNGGHNASQGYVVEWVPTCCSGLCSVQWQKVSSSNTSTVIQSGSLEAGVQYTVSVFVLLPEATVLLQRHHAYGEQLVPSQPVGALSARQSGSDVVLSWTPVSSCDQRGFVRGYTVYLADASNLSLIANLTDPAVTLYTMKNLPLGSYKFSVRSYTSAGESSGSPVSIKTESDADMMVLEILVALGVMSLCLIFISIFCYKKREWVKKAFYPEIPGPKLTGDWSAPPAPLDVKPPPHSLVHIVESPDKEGLMLVPEEQEEPAQHHHDDEENVEMDTDSDEPTLLRYYNQLVSDGSGFSGSSEDSAQTQVTYTGIQSPGYRPQVQPGVRFGLEQEEEAQEEEQENPGAGYKPQCSWRPHSPENDNLSGSLGSPTSVTSSQFLIPEPPEDPPEPRGTWLHHLFYRSSN